The window GGCCCGTAGCGGTCGAGCGCGTCGAGCACCAGCCCGGCCCGGCGGCGCATCGCCCGCGCCGCACCTGGTCGGTCGGCGGCGGCCAGCACGGTGAGGGTGTCGACGACGCCCAGCTCTCCGTGACACAAGCTCAGATCGCGCAGCACGGGCCTGCGCGTTACAGGCCGCGGCCTGTCCTCGACCGGCTCGGCGAGCAGGCACCGGGCCACGCATCGGCCCGCTTCCCCCGAATGCCAGCCAGGTTCGGCCGACTGCGGGGCACCGGTGATCGCCTCGCGCGCGGCGCGGGTGGCCCGGCCGTCGGCGTTCGCCCGGCCATAGGTGCCCAGCGCCCAGGCGATTCCGGCGGCGCCGTCGGCGAAGCCGTGGTGTGGGCCCAGATCCCCGTATTCGACGTATTCGGCCAGTTCCTCGGCGCACGACGCGGCGAGCCTGCCCGCCGCGGCACAGCCCGATTCGGTGTGCACGGCGGTCATCGCGGCCAGGCAGCCCGCGCTGCCGGTGGCCCAGTCGGCCGAGCCCGGTGCCCGCGTCGCGGCCGTGGCCAGGTCGACCGCGTGCTCGGCCCACGAGCCGAGCTCGGTGTCGGCGAGGAGGGTGGCCAGGCGGGTCAGGGTGTAGGCGATGCCACCGAAGCCGTGCAGGCCGCCGCAGCCGATCACCGGCACCAGGTCCGGGCGCGCGGCCACGGTGTCGTAGAACGCGGGGATCGCGCCGACGGCACGCGAGGCGACGTCGGCGTAGCGGGAGATCCCGGTCAGGTCGGCGAGTTGGGCGAGGAACAGGGCGACACCGAGGTACCCGTTGGCCATGCTGGCGCCCATGGGCAGCACCAGCCACTGCCGGTCGTCGACCAGTTCCAGGCCCAGCCAGTTGACCCGGTCGCGGTCGCCCATGCTCCGGGCGATGATCTGGTCGCCCAGGGCGCACGCCTCGGCGACGAGCCGCTGCGGGTCGGCCGCGGTGCCCGCCAGCGCCAGCGGCACGACGTCGGCGCCGGGGGCGGCGGGCCTGCGGGTGGCCAGGGTGGCGGAGATGATCCACGCCTGGTCACGGCGGTCGGCTTCGCTGCCCGCCCCGACCTTCTCCAGCGCGCGGCTCAGCCCGGTCCGCTCGATCACCCCGGACACCCGGTGTCCCTCGGAGGTCCAGAGGTCCGCGGAGCCCGGTTTGCCGGTGAAGATCGGGATGTCGCCCGCCCACAGGTCGGCCACCTCGTGCCGGGACAGCCCGCGCCGACCGGGATCACCGGCCGCCTCGGACCACAGCAGGTCCAGCACCCGGTCGCGGTCGAGCGCGTCGCGCAGCAGGTCCGGGTGGGTCGACTCCTCAATCAGGGTCACGTAGCCGCGGGTGGGTCGGGCGATGACGCGCACCTCGACGTCCGCGCAGCTTTCGACCAGGGCCGCGAAGTCCTTGTGGTGGCGCATGACCGCCTCGTAGGCGACGCCGAATCCGTCGAGCAGGGCCGTTTCGTGGTCTTCGGGCGCGAGGTCGCGGCCCGCGAGGCGCGGCCGGTTGTCGGCGCCGCGGAACGGCACGGACCGGGCGATGGGGCGCATCCGGTCGGTGCCGGGGAACTCCCAGTCCATCGCCATGTCCGGCGCGACGGCCCCGCGGTCGCCGCCCATGCCCGAGACGTCGATCGCGCCGTTCTCGCCGACGACGATCACCGGCAGCAGCGACGTGCGGTACACCGAGTCCGACAGCGCGGCGGCGGCCGGGTCCGTCACCGGGATCGGGGTGGCCAGCCTGGGGTGGAACAGGGTCTCCATGTCGACCAGCACCGGCTGGTCACCGCTCGCGATCAGGTTCTCGAAGTGGATGTCGGCCGCGTGCACCAGGTGCAGCAGCGCCAGCAGGGCGCCTTGCCTGCGGTAGAACCGGTCCGCGGCGGCCAGGTCAGGCAGCGGCCCGGTCTCGATGAACTCCAGCCAGCCGTATCCGGGCCGCTCGACGACGTCCACCGTGCGCAGCGCCAGGTCCGGGACGGCGTGGTTGAGCAGGCCGACCAGTTCGCCGAACCGCACGTGCGAGCGCACGTCCCGCGGGCGGTAGACCACCCGGCGGCCGTCGGCGAAGGTGAGGATCGCGACGGACCGGCCGCGCCGGTGCAAGTCTCCGCGCCGGGCCTCCACGCCCACCAGGCGCCCCGGCGACCGGCCGTCGAACAGGCTGGCGACCACCGCGGCCCGGTCGGCGGCCAACCGGGTGAGCAGTTCGGTGTGCGCCTCCACGGCGAAGTCGGCCGCCTGGCCCAACAACCGCGCCAATACAGGGTATTCGGCGAGGAACGCGGCCAGGTTCGCCGGACGGGTCAGGCGCCGCACGTAGTCGGTGAACCGCTGCGCGCCATCCGCGCCGGTCAGCAGGCCCGCGGCGGCGGCGTCGCCCAGGTTCGCCACCAGGGTCGCGGTGGCGGTCTCGACGAGGTCGCGGCTGAGCCGGTCCGCGAAGCCGCGCGCGACCGCGTCGAGGTCGATCTCGGCGAGTCCCCGCACCGACTCGGCCAGTCGGGTGACGGCGTCGGACACCAACGGCCGCAACGGCACCGCGAAAGCGTCCCGCCAGTCCGCCTCGGCCGACAGCTCCCCCACGGGTGCCGAAGCCAGCGCGCGTTCGACGGTCTCGGCCCAAGTCGGCTTGTCCACTCGCGAGGCCAGGCTCACCGGTGGCTCGCAGAGCAGTGCGGCCAGGGCTTTCTCGTGCAGACCGGTCTCGGCCAGGCGCCGCTCGAAGGCCTCGGCGGACCCGTGGACGGCCCGCCACCGGTCCAGCCGCCCGGCTGCCGCGGGCGCGTCGAGCACGCCCGCGTCCACCTCGGTGCCACGCCGTTCGTGCAGCGCGATCCCGGGTGCCCACCAGGCCGGGTCGGGGAATTCGCCGCCGTTGGGCTGTCCGGTCACGCGGTGGACCGTGCCACGGGGCGTACGCGACGTCATGGGTGGAAACTACGCACTTTCGCGATTGACGCGCGCACAGGCGTCGGAACCGTCGGCGGGGCCACGTAAGCGGGGCCGCCGGGCGCAACCCGGCTGCGGCCGAACGGATCACGGCGTAGGCCGATCGCCGATCCACGCGGCCGGGGCCACCTGGGAATTTGGGTACGCACCACCCATGCCACTCGCCGACCGCCGCGCCTACGTTGGGCCTTGCGGGTGATCTTGACCCGGCTCTTTCGCAGCCTTCTCGCAGCATTTCTCGCACCGTCGGCACCAGACGCGGTCCACTCCGATCGACGAGGCCAACCTTGCAAACCTGGTTACCCAGGCCGATTCCGGCCACCGAGGCGCCCGTGCGGCCGACCGACCGGTCGGCGCCGCGGTCGCTGGTCCACCGCTTCCAGGCGCGCGCCGCCCGGCGGCCCGGCGCCACCGCGCTCGTGTGGCGGCACACCGAGGTCGACTACGGCGGCCTGCACAGGCTGGCTCGTGCCGCCTACGCCCGGCTCGACGCGCTCGGCCTGCCGCCGGGCGCGCCGGTCGGTGTGCTCGCGGCGAAGTCGCCCGACGCCATCGCGCTGGTCTTGGCGCTGCTGGCGCAGCGCCGCCCGTTCCTGCTGCCCTCGCCCACCCTGGCGGAGCCGACGCTGCGGGCGCTGTTCGCCCAGGCCGGCTGCGTCGCGGTGCTCTCGACCGAGCAGGGTCGGCCGCTGGTCGACCACGTGATCGCCACCGACGGCGACGGCCCGGAGCTGCCCACCGCGAGCGACCCCGACGAGGTGGGCTTCATGCTCACCACCTCCGGCTCCACCGGCCTGCCCAAGGTGGTCCCGCTGAGCACCGGGGCCACCGCGCGGTTCGCCGACTGGGCGGCCGCGGAGTTCGACATCGGTCCACATCGGACAGTGCTCAGCTACGCGCCGCTGAACTTCGACCTGAGCCTGCTCGACCTCTGGACGACGCTGGCCGCCGGCGGCCGGGTCGTGCTGGCCGAGGCCGACCACTCGACCCGGGGCGCCTATCTGCTCGACCTGCTGGTCGCGCACGAGGTGAACGTGGTGCAGGCGGTGCCGATGTTCTTCCAGCTGCTCGCCGACCACACCCGCACACCGGTGTCCACTGTGGACCACGTGATCGTCACCGGGGATGTGCTGCCCGAGCGCTGTCTGGCGGCCCTGCCCGACCTGTTCCCGAACGCGCGCCTGCACAACCTCTACGGCTGCACCGAGACCAACGACAGCTTCCTGCACGAGATCGACCCCGGCGCGGGGGTGCCGGTGCCGCTGGGCAAGCCGATCAGCGGCGTCGACGCGGTGCTGGTGGACAGCGATGGCGCGGTGATCGACGGGCCGGGCGTGGGTGAACTCCATGTTCGCACGCCGTTCCAGACCGCGGGCTATCTCGATCCCGCGCTCGACGCCGACCGCTTCGGGCCCGGCCCGGGCGGGCGGGCCGGGCGGTACTTCCGCTCCGGCGACCTGGTGCGCAGACACCCCGACGGGCAGCTGACGCTGGAGGGCCGCACCGACTTCCAGGTGAAGGTCCGCGGGGTGCGGATCAACCCGCAGGAGGTGGAGCGCGTGCTCCTGGCGCACCCCGACGTCGCCGAGGCGGCTGTCCTCGCCCTGCCCGACCCGGTCGCGGGCACCGCGCTGCACGCGTTCGTCGGCAGACGGGACCGCTCGCTCAACAGCCTCGCCGTGCGCAAGCACTGCGCCGACCGGCTGCCCCGGCAGGCCATCCCGTCGGCGGTCCATCTGCTCGACACGCCCCTGCCCAGGACCGCGACCGGCAAACCGGACCGCGCTCGGATCACCCGCGACCACGTAGAGAAGGGCACCTGATGAGCAACCTGCAGGAGATCAAGCAATTCGTGCTGGACGAGTTCCTCCCGGACGTGCCCGCCGACGAGCTCGGCGTCACCGAGGACCTGCTCGCGGGCGGCGTGATCGACAGCCTCGGCCTGCTCAAGGTGATCGCCTGGCTGGAGGACCGGTTCGCGGTCCCGATCGACGACGTCGAACTGGCCCCCGACAGCTTCCGCACCATCGAGGCCATCGACGAGTTCATCCGCTGCGCGCTCGCACCGGCCGGGGCGAGCTGACATGTCCGACCTCCTGGTCGAGCTGACCCGACGCGAGCACCCGGTCGACATGGCGACCTGGCGCTCGTTCCTGGACCGCCTGCGCGCACGCAGGCTGACCCGGGGTGAGGCGGCGGCCGTGCTGACGTCGTTGACGACGGCGATGCCCGACGACCTCAGCCTGACCGCGCTGTTCGACGCCCTCGCCGAGCGCCGGACCGCCGACGACGAGTTCCCCGGCGCGGTCAACATCGTCGGCACCGGCGGCGGGCCGCGCACGTTCAACGTCTCCACCGCCGCCGCGATCGTCGCCGCGGCCATGGGTGTGCGCGTGCTCAAGACCGGCTCGCGGGCCTACACCAGCCGGGTCGGCTCGTTCGACCTGCTCGACCGGCTCGGCATCGGCCTGGCCGACTCCGCCGAGCAGGCCGCCGACGCGCTCGACCGGTTCGGCGTGGCGTTCGCGGGCTACTTCGTCTACCCGCCCGAGATCGCCATGCTGGCCAGGGAGGTGCTCCCGCTCGACGTGCGGGTGGTCGGGCGGTTCATCAACACCGTGGGGCCGTTCCTCGCCCAGGTGTCGGTGCCCGCCCAGTTCACCGGAGTCTCCCGGCGGGCTGATCTAACCGCCCTGCGGGCCCTCGCCGTGCGCACCCCGCGGCGGCGGACGTGGCTGTGCGCCAACGAGATCGGCGCCGACGAGGCACTGAGCTTCGCCGACAACGTGATCCACCGCTGCGACCGCGGCGACGTCACCGAGATCGGCCCGGCCACCCTGCCGCTGCACGCCGGGGACCTGCGCGACCTCGCGCCGCCCGCGGACCTCGGCGCGGTCGCCGACCACTTCCGCGGCGTGCTCGCCGGGGACGCGCCGCCCGCCGCGGTGCAGACGGTGTGCCTCAACGCGGCCACCCTCGCCGTCCTCTCCGGCGCCCACGCGACCTGGAACACCGCGTTCGACGCCGCCGAGACCGCGGTCCGCGACGGCGCCGCGACCGACCTGCTCGCCCGGCTGAGCGCGGGCGACCGGACGGCGGTGGCCCATGGCTGACTTCTTCGTCCGGCGCGGCGCGGGCCCAGGGCTGGCGCTGTTCCTCAACGCTGGGGATCCCCCGCTCGACCAACTGCCCGACGTCCTGCGGATGCTCGACGAGTCCGGTGTGGACTGCCTGGAGCTGGCGGTCCCGTTCCCCGACTCGTTCACCGACGGGCCGGTGATCCGGGCCTCGGCCGGGCGGGCACTGGCCCGCGGCGCCGACCTCGACGCCGTGCTCACCGCGGTGCGCGGCACCCGGCCCCGGCTGCGGCGGCTGCGCATCGCGCTGCTCGCCGACTGGAGCCATACGGTGCGCCCCGTCGGCCTGCCGCGCTTCCTCGGCCAGGTGCGGGACGCGGGCGCCGACGGCGTGCTGCTGCACGGCATGCCCGCCGTCCTCAAAGGACGGTACCTCGACGCGGCGACGGCGGCCGCGATGCCGGTGGTCACCACCTGCTACGCCAGTTCGCTGCCGGAGGTGCAGGACGACGCGGCCAAGCTGGCCGGGGCGTACCTCTACCTCGTCGCGCACTACGGCCGCTCCGGAACCGCGGCACCACAAGGGTTCGCACACCTGAACGAGGTCGTGCGCAGGCTGCGTCCGCTCGCGAACGCGCCTATCGCCATCGGGTTCGGCGTCAAGACGCGGGCCGACATCGAAGCCGTCGGCGCCACCGGGGCGGACGCCGCGATCGTCGGCAGCGCGGCCGTCTCGGCGGTCGAACGGGCCGACGCGCACGGACTCGACGTGGTCACCGAACTCGCCGACCTGGTCGCGACTCTGCGCGCACCAGGGGAACCACAGCCCGCGACGGCTGCCATCACGAAAGGAACAGGGCAATGATCGTCCGAAGAATCTCCGACGTGACCACGGTGGAATGGGGCAACGGCTTGAGCCGCCGGTTCCTGCTCGAATCCGATGGCATGGGCTACACCATCACCGACACCCTCGTCCGGGCGGGAACCAAGTCCCGGCTGGAGTACCGGCGCCACCTGGAGGCCTGCTACTGCATCGAGGGCAGCGGCGAGGTCATCGACGCCGACGGCGTCTCGCACGCCATCGAGCCCGGCACGATCTACGCGCTCGACCGCCACGACGCGCACTTCCTCGTCGCCGCACCGGAAACGGACCTGCGGCTGGTGTGCGTGTTCAGCCCGGCGCTGCGCGGCGACGAAGTGCACAATCTCGACTCCGCCGAGTTCTCCCACTACTGATCCGAACAGGCGGCCGAGAACAGTGATCCAGTGGACTCAGGAACAGCGTGACCTGCGCGCCGGGCTCGCGCCGTGGTGTGAGGCGCTCTCGGCCGACCACGTCGAGCGCGACGCCGACGCGGAGTTCCCGTGGGACAAGTGGAAGCTCATCCAGGAGTGCGGAAT is drawn from Actinokineospora alba and contains these coding sequences:
- a CDS encoding type 2 lanthipeptide synthetase LanM family protein codes for the protein MTSRTPRGTVHRVTGQPNGGEFPDPAWWAPGIALHERRGTEVDAGVLDAPAAAGRLDRWRAVHGSAEAFERRLAETGLHEKALAALLCEPPVSLASRVDKPTWAETVERALASAPVGELSAEADWRDAFAVPLRPLVSDAVTRLAESVRGLAEIDLDAVARGFADRLSRDLVETATATLVANLGDAAAAGLLTGADGAQRFTDYVRRLTRPANLAAFLAEYPVLARLLGQAADFAVEAHTELLTRLAADRAAVVASLFDGRSPGRLVGVEARRGDLHRRGRSVAILTFADGRRVVYRPRDVRSHVRFGELVGLLNHAVPDLALRTVDVVERPGYGWLEFIETGPLPDLAAADRFYRRQGALLALLHLVHAADIHFENLIASGDQPVLVDMETLFHPRLATPIPVTDPAAAALSDSVYRTSLLPVIVVGENGAIDVSGMGGDRGAVAPDMAMDWEFPGTDRMRPIARSVPFRGADNRPRLAGRDLAPEDHETALLDGFGVAYEAVMRHHKDFAALVESCADVEVRVIARPTRGYVTLIEESTHPDLLRDALDRDRVLDLLWSEAAGDPGRRGLSRHEVADLWAGDIPIFTGKPGSADLWTSEGHRVSGVIERTGLSRALEKVGAGSEADRRDQAWIISATLATRRPAAPGADVVPLALAGTAADPQRLVAEACALGDQIIARSMGDRDRVNWLGLELVDDRQWLVLPMGASMANGYLGVALFLAQLADLTGISRYADVASRAVGAIPAFYDTVAARPDLVPVIGCGGLHGFGGIAYTLTRLATLLADTELGSWAEHAVDLATAATRAPGSADWATGSAGCLAAMTAVHTESGCAAAGRLAASCAEELAEYVEYGDLGPHHGFADGAAGIAWALGTYGRANADGRATRAAREAITGAPQSAEPGWHSGEAGRCVARCLLAEPVEDRPRPVTRRPVLRDLSLCHGELGVVDTLTVLAAADRPGAARAMRRRAGLVLDALDRYGPVCGTPGGVFTPGLLTGAAGIGYGLLRLAHVDRVPSVLMLQPGCGPA
- a CDS encoding AMP-binding protein, translating into MRPTDRSAPRSLVHRFQARAARRPGATALVWRHTEVDYGGLHRLARAAYARLDALGLPPGAPVGVLAAKSPDAIALVLALLAQRRPFLLPSPTLAEPTLRALFAQAGCVAVLSTEQGRPLVDHVIATDGDGPELPTASDPDEVGFMLTTSGSTGLPKVVPLSTGATARFADWAAAEFDIGPHRTVLSYAPLNFDLSLLDLWTTLAAGGRVVLAEADHSTRGAYLLDLLVAHEVNVVQAVPMFFQLLADHTRTPVSTVDHVIVTGDVLPERCLAALPDLFPNARLHNLYGCTETNDSFLHEIDPGAGVPVPLGKPISGVDAVLVDSDGAVIDGPGVGELHVRTPFQTAGYLDPALDADRFGPGPGGRAGRYFRSGDLVRRHPDGQLTLEGRTDFQVKVRGVRINPQEVERVLLAHPDVAEAAVLALPDPVAGTALHAFVGRRDRSLNSLAVRKHCADRLPRQAIPSAVHLLDTPLPRTATGKPDRARITRDHVEKGT
- a CDS encoding acyl carrier protein: MSNLQEIKQFVLDEFLPDVPADELGVTEDLLAGGVIDSLGLLKVIAWLEDRFAVPIDDVELAPDSFRTIEAIDEFIRCALAPAGAS
- a CDS encoding anthranilate phosphoribosyltransferase — translated: MSDLLVELTRREHPVDMATWRSFLDRLRARRLTRGEAAAVLTSLTTAMPDDLSLTALFDALAERRTADDEFPGAVNIVGTGGGPRTFNVSTAAAIVAAAMGVRVLKTGSRAYTSRVGSFDLLDRLGIGLADSAEQAADALDRFGVAFAGYFVYPPEIAMLAREVLPLDVRVVGRFINTVGPFLAQVSVPAQFTGVSRRADLTALRALAVRTPRRRTWLCANEIGADEALSFADNVIHRCDRGDVTEIGPATLPLHAGDLRDLAPPADLGAVADHFRGVLAGDAPPAAVQTVCLNAATLAVLSGAHATWNTAFDAAETAVRDGAATDLLARLSAGDRTAVAHG
- the trpA gene encoding tryptophan synthase subunit alpha, which translates into the protein MADFFVRRGAGPGLALFLNAGDPPLDQLPDVLRMLDESGVDCLELAVPFPDSFTDGPVIRASAGRALARGADLDAVLTAVRGTRPRLRRLRIALLADWSHTVRPVGLPRFLGQVRDAGADGVLLHGMPAVLKGRYLDAATAAAMPVVTTCYASSLPEVQDDAAKLAGAYLYLVAHYGRSGTAAPQGFAHLNEVVRRLRPLANAPIAIGFGVKTRADIEAVGATGADAAIVGSAAVSAVERADAHGLDVVTELADLVATLRAPGEPQPATAAITKGTGQ
- a CDS encoding ectoine synthase; its protein translation is MIVRRISDVTTVEWGNGLSRRFLLESDGMGYTITDTLVRAGTKSRLEYRRHLEACYCIEGSGEVIDADGVSHAIEPGTIYALDRHDAHFLVAAPETDLRLVCVFSPALRGDEVHNLDSAEFSHY